The Paroedura picta isolate Pp20150507F chromosome 6, Ppicta_v3.0, whole genome shotgun sequence genome segment TTTGATATTCTGCCCTTCTTGAATGCTCAGGGCCAGTAACAACATCAATCAACAAGAATCAATACAAATGTAAAAATCATATCTAGATTCCATAAACATTAAAACTTTcttcttgaagggctgtcatagagaagattgagcagagttattttctgttgccccagaaggttggaccagaaccaatgggatgaaattatttcgaaagaattttcagctaaacctccggaagaagttcctgacagctagagcggttcctcagtggaacaggcttcctcgggaggtggtcagatctccttctttggaagtttttaagcaaaggctagataacCATCAGACAAAAATggtgattttgtgaacttaggcagatggtgagtgggtgggcaggaagggatgtgccagtggttgtctcttgtggcccctccttgcatacccagggaattgccgatcgccactgtgggatggtgggtgaattccctccaggccaggcaggattctggagattttcggtagagggatcacttgggcatgaaattggggtcacttcggatgggcaggtagtcgtgaattccctgcattatgcagagggttggactagatgactctggaggccccttctaactctatgattcgaaaATTCTATTTCAGTAGCCCCGCCCCCCAACTGGTTTAGGTTGGAGGAGTCAGATGTTTAGAGGGTGGATCTTCTTGAaggtgggtcagaaaaatgaaaagcatgcctactggatgggggatacgcttccaggtaacactgtgtgtgaacgagaccttggggtacttgtggattgtaaactaaacatgagcaggcagtgtgatgcagcggtaaaaaaggcgaatgccattttgggctgtatcaacaggggcatcacatcaaaatcacaagatgtcatagtcccattgtatacggcactggtcagaccacacctggagtactgtgtgcagttctggaggcctcacttcaagaaggacgtagataaaattgaaagggtacagaggagagcgatgaagatgatctggggccaagggaccaagccctatgaagataggttgagggacttgggaatgttcagcctggagaaaaggaggttgagaggggacatgatagccctctttaagtatttgaaaggttgtcacttggaggagggcaggaggctgtttccgttggctgcagaggagaggacgcgcagtaatgggtttaaactacaagtacaacgatataggctagatatcaggaaaaacattttcacactcagagtagttcagcagtggaataggctgcctaaggaggtggtgagctccccctccctggcagtcttcaagcaaaggttggagacacacttttcttggatgctttaggatgctctgggctgatcctgcgttgagcagggggttggactagatggcctctatggctccttccaactctatgattctatgattcttggtggTCCATCGTCTCGGCCATAGATCTGGggaaacagctccatcttacaggccctgtggaactggttgagacccagcatggccctgatctcttggcagagcattccaccaagctggggccacggctgagaaggctctggccctggtcaaggccaatctcaCCTGTTCTGGACCAGGGATCCTGAGTAGGTTTTGTTCAGATCTTACTGACCTTTGGGCGACTTAGTGCGAAAGTCTGTCCTGTATATATCGGCCACGTTTCACTCCCCGAAGAAGGCTCAATGTGGCTCATGCAGCCGcctaccctccccctccccacaagaagaCACTCTCTGAGGCAGCTccggccaagagagctctgagagaactgggactggcctgcggtcacccagtgagctgcacatggaatcaaacctggttctccaggttaggggtcgccactcctaaccactacaccatactgcgTCTCTATTCAGGTTGGGCCGCGGTTCCCCCCCTGTTGTGCCGATCCTTGACCTCTCCTTCCCATCTCTTTTGTGTCCCTTTCAGGCCCCCACGATGCCTTTCCCCGTCTGGCTCCGCCTGCTCCTGCTGTTTCCCGGCATCAGCACGACCAAGACCTGCTTCCCCGGATGCCACTGCGAAGTGGAGAGCTTTGGCCTCTTCGACAGCTTCAGCCTCACCAAGGTGGACTGCAGCGGCATCGGGCCCCACATcgtccccgtccccctccccctggacacCACCTCCCTGGATCTGTCGTCCAACGGACTGCAGGCCATCAACGAGTCCATGCTGATGGGCCCCGGCTACACCACGCTGGTCAGCCTCGACCTGAGCAACAACCACATCTCCAGGGTCACGTCTGCCACTTTTTCACGCCTCCGCTATCTTGAGTCTTTGGACCTGAGTCACAACGCGTTGGTCGGCCTTCCCGACGAGTGTTTCTCCAAGTCGCCCCTGGGGGACGTCGACCTGAGTCACAACCTGCTCCTGGAAATCTCGACAAGGGCCTTTGGCTCCAAGGGGCAAGGGAAACCCATCAACGTGGACCTCTCCAACAACTTGATCGGCGCGGTCTTGCGGCACCCGGACAAAGCCGTCCCCAACATCCAGAGCTTGAGTCTGTCTGGGAACAGGTTGAGGACCATCCCGAACCTCCAAGGGATCCCTCTCCGGTACTTAAACCTGGACGCGAACCCGGTGCCGTCCATTGAGAAGCACGCGTTCTCCGGGATGAAAGACCTGATCCACTTGTCACTCAGCGGCCTTCACGATCTGTCAAGCGTCTCCCCACACAGCTTCAGAGACGTGCCTGCTCTCCAAGTCCTCGATCTGTCCAACAACCCCAACTTGAGGTCCttggaggccgaggtcttccacGGCTTGAGCGCTCTGCAGGAACTCAACCTGGCCGGCACGGGCGTGGCAGCCTCCTTGTCGAAAGCCATGTTGAAATACCTGCCTTCCATCAAGAGCATCACGCTGGGGAAGAACGTCAAGTGCCTGAAGACCATCCGCGAAGGCCTTTACCACAGACAGGCGGGGCTGACCACGAAAGAGGTCCTCAGCTGCCACGACGGCCAAGGGTCGGTCGCCATCACGCCCTACGGGTTGTGACGGGGGCCGAGGAGAACGTGGCAACGCCCGGACTGGGACACATGTGCGTGCCTGCAAAAACGAACCCACAAAATCCAATGTGCcttctgtacaaaaaaaaaagaattgtgttaatttatatatattttgtatattccAATCCTTGATTACAGCGATTGATAAAGACGGCCGGTGGTGGGCCTGACTTAATTAGGACTGAAAAGAATGGGGGAGAAATTGAGGATCCGGGAAGTGGGAGTCCAACCTGAGCCCAGGGGCAGAGAGGCTGGGTTCGGTCTCCGTGCAGATGTCCCGTATGAACtggggggctgccaaggaagtcccCCAACATTCTTCAGACTCCCCTTTCCCCCAGAATGTTCTTGGCAGCAGGGAAAGTATGCGTACAAAATCCCCTGTTGATAGGTAACTTTTTGGGGTAGGGGGCATGTTAAGAGCCAGTGGGGTGTCGCAGTTAAAAAACGGTGGCCTCTCagcaggagagctgggtttgatttcccactcctcctttgAGACCTGTGAGCCCTACTGAGCgaactttggccagtcacagttctctcagagctctctcagcctcacctgcctcacagtgtctgttgtgcagagaggaagagaaggcgattgtaagacacttcagcatacatgaggcctgctggatgaccttgggcggggacagttctctcagagctctctcagcctcacctgcctcacaggctgtctgttgtggggagaggaagggagggcgattgtaagacTGAGAtatatgaggcctgctgggtgaccctgggccggtgacagttctctcagagctctctcagcctcacctgcctcacagtgtctgttgtgcagagaggaagggagggcgattgtaagacacttcagcatacacgaggcctgctggatgacctggggcggggacagttctctcagagctctctcagcctcacctgcctcacagggtgtctgttgtggggagaggaagggacggcgatcgtaagacactttgagatatatgaggcctgctgggtgacctttggcccgtgacagttctctcagagttctctcagcttcacctacctcacaggagaggcggaaggagagagaggaaggcgaGGCGATTGtcaactactttgagactccttcaggtagtaagaagctGGTACCAGAAAACCTCCTCTTCTCCGTGGGGGTGGGCACATTGTCTGTGTAATGATCTCTTCTGGGGCTTACAATACTTTCCAGAGCGACTGATAAAGGGATTAGGGATTCCAAACCGGCCTCCTGTTTCCTCCGGATCTAAAGGAAGCTCTGGAAGATTTCCTTATCTCGACAGCTTCCTCGAACCCATTTAAGCCCATCAGATTTAAATGGATATTTCCCCTCCCGCTGTTGTGGCTCTCCCAGAGCTTACAATTTGACAAGCTTAATCAGACAGGCGGAAGATGGGAGCTCTTCAGAGGCCCTGCGGAAAACCCTGACACCTACAggttatctagggcaggggtagtcaacctgtggtcctccagatgtccatggactacaattcccatgagcccctgccagcgaacgctggcaggggctcatgagaattgtagtccatgaacatctggaggaccacaggttgactacccctgatctagggacaCAAAAAGCTTGAGAGAGGGCAATTGACAGTCCTTTTTATATTTCTACACTGGTTTATGGTAAATCCGTAGCAATTTTTCAAGGGAAGaggtaagcagaggtggttggccatcgtcAACCTCTGCATAGCCACCCTGGGCTTCTTTATGGCCTCGCATCTAAGTCggaaccagggccgaccctgcttagcttctgagatctgataagttCAAGCTAGGCTGGGTGGTTCAGGCCAGGGCAGAGGaccaagggtggtttgccattctctgcctctgcgtagccaccctggctggtctcccatccatgggcTAATCAGAACTGAGCTTCTGAGAGCTGGCAAGGCTCGGCCATCCAGGGCTAGGACAaaagacatccttatccatggttccttgatatatttgtgaaacagcctgggggtggaacatgtccggctgtccgagttggaatagggccagtcagggtgccctccttccctggacgctagccacgtccCTCTCAGAttcaccagagacagagacacagagccctgccagaccgcacacgagccctcattcccgcctattgctcctgctgcgagggaggcagagagagacaaaagagagaactgccccaaactgcacaccagccctccttccctcctacaaaccagccctgattacctgctttgCCTGCTGCTGCGAGGTACACCGACACACATGGcgagtgagagagacacacacacacagagaaatctgtatctcccagtgtcccctgggtcctagcgcccattgcattcctgcttgcaatgggctttgttgcTAGTTGTATATAAAAGAGGTAGCCCTACCAGTCTGACTAAAGTTCTGTAGCAAAGCAGGCAAGAAGCGTAATCAACGGAGCAGGAAGTCACCCATTAAGCCAATTAGAACACAGGAGGAGAATATGTGAAAAGATAAGGGAATTCCTAAGCTGCATTTGCTAGCTACACATCTCATCCAATGCCCCCTGTGGGATATTCTTGGGCTGATCAATCCTGCACACTAGAGATCGTGCAAATCCCAA includes the following:
- the TSKU gene encoding tsukushi produces the protein MPFPVWLRLLLLFPGISTTKTCFPGCHCEVESFGLFDSFSLTKVDCSGIGPHIVPVPLPLDTTSLDLSSNGLQAINESMLMGPGYTTLVSLDLSNNHISRVTSATFSRLRYLESLDLSHNALVGLPDECFSKSPLGDVDLSHNLLLEISTRAFGSKGQGKPINVDLSNNLIGAVLRHPDKAVPNIQSLSLSGNRLRTIPNLQGIPLRYLNLDANPVPSIEKHAFSGMKDLIHLSLSGLHDLSSVSPHSFRDVPALQVLDLSNNPNLRSLEAEVFHGLSALQELNLAGTGVAASLSKAMLKYLPSIKSITLGKNVKCLKTIREGLYHRQAGLTTKEVLSCHDGQGSVAITPYGL